The DNA sequence TATCACGAGTGACTATTttactcctctcctccagcccaAGAGGCGTTGAAAACACTAGCTGTTAACTTCTCACCGCACAATGCTCCGGAGTCTCCTTCAGCGGCAGCGCCGCCTCCATTACCGAGACCTCATGTACCTTTGACCCCGATCCCTGGCACACCAGACACCCTGGCCTCTATTCAGCTGTTAACTGCCAGGTACCGCAGGAGACCGATGACAGTGGACGAAATGGAATACATCCAGGTGAGGGCACCACTTACATGTTGGACTGTATCctgaacatttttcagataAAGGAGGGAAGATGTAAAGCTGAGCTTTACATTTTGTAACAGTTATATGAACCTAACCTTTGTCCTTGGTTAGAGATAACAATGAATGGCAACCTTTGGCCTTACGATTGAGCTGTCTGCCTTGCCACTGTGGGTTTAATGTAATTTTTCGGTGTACTCCAAAATGTACACCTGATGAAATAAACTGTAAGTTTGGTTTGAACTGACACAACGGAATTACAGTCTATTTGTTACAATAATGGGAAACCAGTTCAACAGTTTTGcaaaacctgaaaatgtaattctaGATATATTTGGCCTATTTAGACTGAGTGCATGTGTGGTGTCATGTATTGTGGGCTTCATCTCATGTTCCTGAGGGTATTTTAACAGAttagttttgtcttttgtgcttTCTCTTTGCCACAGCGCGGTGGACCAGAGTGACATGAAGTGACTGAATCACTGCAACCAAAGTCCTTATCTGTTGGAGATCAGTTTGTGTCTTCACCTCTGCTCCTCAACACAAAGAGAACCTAATGCCACATGAGACATGATGTAGAATAAACTATTACATACATcctgttaaaatgtacatacgTTTGTTTGGTTAGTTGTTAAatctttattgtatttttaagtcCACCATGAGGGACGTTCATTGTATTAACGCACAACCAAGCCATCACCGGATCTACCAGGTTTTCCCTCATCGACTGTACCGGCTCTGTAGCTATTCCTCACAGTTGTTGTTCTTGTCAGACCTTGGTTTTAGAATACCAGCTCAACTCTGATATTTAATTTTGTCATAATTTATTTGAGCAACACTTACAGTCCCATCATACCTAAATCCAAGCATGAGGCTCTGGTCTatagaagaaaataaatgcttttcATGCACTGCAATACgctgatctgttttttttttttttgggagctAAATAAGGCAGAGAAGATGCTGGATTTCAAGCAATAGTGTTGAGCTCCTGTGAACTGCTGGACTGAGACGATTAAAAGAATATTGTATTTTGATTGTGGTGTTCTTATCGTGCTTGATGTAGACACGTAGACACAAGACGAGCAGAGGATAAGGACATTTATCACAACAGAGCATCATCATCAACCACATCGTAACTAGGATCAATCAATTTATTGTTGTTACCATTGCTGGCATGCTCTATATGGTAAACATTAACAacattgacattttcacagcagtgcAGCGGCAAAACCATTAATGGTTTTCTAACTATGAGATTCAGCAAGCTGTTTATTAGTGAAGATGGATATTGGCACAAAGTCGTACAGACATGACAGAAAGGCCAAAAGTGAATCTACACCTCACCTGTCTGACTGGCAGATTGTCACCTCAGTCTACCAGATCTGAGAAAGAAGCTcacagtttgtattttctgctcACTCGAGCGAACACACATGAGTAAAACAGTTCTGCGTTTTAAAGTACGTCTCCTACACACACGAACGCCGTTACAGAACAATTCACGGCTTTACAAAAATACCTCTTGATGTCCAAAACCCAATATCAAACACGACCTATTTGAACTCCATGAACGAGAAAGTGCAGTATACTCTGATATTAATAGAAACACTTACAGCAACAAGGAACTGTCAAGTCACGAATGGGCACAACACTTGAGGAAACACTGAGGTAATTCACTAGATAACTCGGATTATTCGGTCATGGTCACAACATAAACAGCGCCTTGATCTTTGAGGAGCATTTAGGTTAGGATAATTGGATCAGAACAgggtgtttttattattatttctctgcaaaCGCCGGATTAAACATTGCACTTTGAAATGAAGTAGAAGCAATCTGTGTTCCGTACTGGAGGTGAAAGAAGGACCCGTCAATTGCTCTGATCTTCCAGTTCCTCAAAAGCCGGTAAGAAATCGGCAATGGTGTCCACCACGTAGTCGGGCACCAGGTTGTGGTTGGTGGTCAGCTCGCTGTTCCTGTACTCCTGGGCCTCCTCGATCTGAGACACGCCGGTGAGAGTGAGCATGGTGTCGAGGCCACAGTTGGACCCGAAGAGCATGTCGGTCTCTAGGCGGTCCCCGATCATCAGGCACTGGGCGGGGTCCACCCCACTGAACTGGCTGGAGATGCACTCGAACATGAAGCGGCTGGGCTTGCCGATCACAGTGGCCTTGCGGCCTGAGGCCACTTCCAGGGCTGCGGTGAGGGACCCAGAACCTGCAGGGGGGGGGTACAGATTAGAGGAAGGTTAGACATCCTCTCCTTCAACTAGAAaccttcattttttaaaagacataaaagttttgttttgatattttgatacaCTATTCTGGAACACTCTACTCAGTGCAAGGCAATCATCTACAATACATCACAATATCCGTGTGGCTGGAGATGCAAAATATCCCATAAATTAAGACGATTATGTGTTAACTTCCTGCActgctgtgtctgtttcatGGAATTTGACAACTGATATGAAACAACGAAcaagttaaatgtatttttagcatttgttttgtctttctttaaGATTATCTACAAGGGTTGTGGTAGgaaatga is a window from the Acanthopagrus latus isolate v.2019 chromosome 5, fAcaLat1.1, whole genome shotgun sequence genome containing:
- the mrps36 gene encoding 28S ribosomal protein S36, mitochondrial isoform X1 is translated as MGSKVSSKMAAPTARVIQIVSAKAVRPHTPLIKFPKRTDIPKPNAQEALKTLAVNFSPHNAPESPSAAAPPPLPRPHVPLTPIPGTPDTLASIQLLTARYRRRPMTVDEMEYIQRGGPE
- the mrps36 gene encoding 28S ribosomal protein S36, mitochondrial isoform X2 — encoded protein: MGSKVSSKMAAPTARVIQAVRPHTPLIKFPKRTDIPKPNAQEALKTLAVNFSPHNAPESPSAAAPPPLPRPHVPLTPIPGTPDTLASIQLLTARYRRRPMTVDEMEYIQRGGPE